In Sorghum bicolor cultivar BTx623 chromosome 10, Sorghum_bicolor_NCBIv3, whole genome shotgun sequence, one genomic interval encodes:
- the LOC8072910 gene encoding AT-hook motif nuclear-localized protein 25, translated as MAGMDPGGGGGTASHYLELLRAQQLQHQQPSAPLSPSSHVKMERSAPSPENVDPGGDQPALEGSGGSGGPMRKPRGRPPGSKNKPKPPIIITRDSPNALHSHVLEVAAGADIVECVSEYARRRCRGVCVLSGGGAVSNLALRQPGAEPPGSLVATLRGQFEILSLTGTVLPPPAPPGASSLSVYVAGGQGQVMGGSVVGQLIAAGPVVLMAASFANAVYERLPLEAEEEEAATAAAAAAAATETQGAAEPAEGQPQQQEASQSSGVTGGDGGGGGIGHGMSLYDLGGNAAGYQLPGENFGTWSGGMRPPF; from the coding sequence ATGGCCGGAATGgatcctggcggcggcggcgggactgCGTCGCACTACCTGGAACTCCTCCGCGCGCAGCAGCTGCAGCACCAGCAGCCGTCGGCGCCGCTATCCCCTTCCTCCCACGTCAAGATGGAGCGCTCCGCGCCGTCGCCGGAGAACGTCGATCCCGGCGGGGATCAGCCCGCCTTGGAGGGCAGCGGGGGGTCCGGTGGGCCGATGAGGAAGCCGCGCGGGCGGCCGCCGGGGTCCAAGAACAAGCCCAAGCCGCCCATCATCATAACGCGGGACAGCCCCAACGCGCTCCACTCCCACGTCCTCGaggtcgccgccggcgccgacaTCGTCGAGTGCGTCTCGGAGTAcgcgcgccgccgctgccgcggcGTATGCGTgctcagcggcggcggcgccgtctCCAACCTCGCGCTACGCCAGCCCGGCGCCGAGCCCCCGGGCAGCCTCGTCGCCACCCTGCGCGGGCAGTTCGAGATCCTGTCGCTCACGGGCACGGTGCTGCCGCCGCCCGCGCCCCCGGGAGCCAGCAGCCTTAGCGTGTACGTCGCCGGCGGGCAGGGGCAGGTGATGGGCGGGAGCGTGGTCGGCCAGCTCATCGCCGCCGGACCCGTAGTCCTCATGGCCGCGTCGTTCGCGAACGCCGTCTACGAGCGGCTGCCGCTGGAGGCTGAGGAGGAAGAGGCGGCCACGGCAGCCGCagccgctgctgctgccacaGAGACCCAAGGCGCAGCGGAGCCGGCGGAAGGACAGCCACAGCAACAGGAGGCGTCGCAGTCTTCTGGTGTGACGGGTGGcgatggcggtggcggtggcattGGCCATGGCATGTCGCTGTATGATCTTGGAGGGAACGCGGCTGGCTACCAGTTGCCCGGAGAGAACTTCGGCACCTGGAGCGGTGGTATGAGGCCGCCATTTTGA